The Oncorhynchus mykiss isolate Arlee chromosome 28, USDA_OmykA_1.1, whole genome shotgun sequence genome includes a window with the following:
- the LOC110508670 gene encoding biliverdin reductase A, whose product MFGSVVVGIGTAGFVRVRDMLAPLPSSAAEKLSVKGFISRRILEEQQGVKQITVEDALSRDDIKVAFVCTENAAHEENIRMFLEAGKHVCVEYPMAMTHKTAVELWDLAQEKGVVLHEEHIELLTADFKQLKKDVAGKRLEEGFLHFTGGPLKPGFGFPAFSGIARLTWLVDLFGELSVTAASMEEDQQNKYMKMTAQLITKEQKPLTWIEEWAPGLSRAKDINFRFDSCTITQLPPATREPVGIFMQDLVLFSQKLLGQVPRDQLHAERRRVLHCLELADRIQQLSLQGSAQDT is encoded by the exons ATGTTTGGTTCGGTGGTGGTTGGCATTGGGACGGCAGGCTTTGTGAGGGTCAGGGACATGCTAGCCCCTCTGCCCTCCAGCGCAGCTGAGAAGCTCAGTGTCAAAGGTTTCATATCCAG GAGGATTCTGGAGGAGCAGCAGGGAGTGAAACAAATCACTGTTGAAGATGCCCTGAGCCGGGACGACATAAAGGTGGCTTTCGTGTGCACCGAAAACGCTGCCCACGAGGAAAACATCAG GATGTTTCTGGAAGCTGGGAAGCATGTCTGTGTGGAATATCCAATGGCCATGACACACAAGACTGCTGTGGAACTCTGGGACCTGGCTCAGGAAAAAG GAGTGGTCCTGCATGAGGAGCACATAGAACTCCTGACAGCCGACTTCAAGCAGCTGAAGAAGGACGTAGCAGGGAAAAGGCTGGAGGAGGGATTCCTTCACTTCACAG GAGGTCCTCTGAAGCCGGGCTTTGGTTTTCCAGCTTTCAGTGGCATCGCCCGGCTCACCTGGCTGGTCGATCTGTTTGGAGAGCTGTCTGTCACCGCTGCCAGCATGGAGGAAGACCAGCAGAACAAGTACATGAAGATGACCGCTCAACTCATAACCAAAGAGCAGAA GCCTCTCACGTGGATTGAGGAGTGGGCTCCCGGCCTGTCTAGGGCCAAAGACATCAACTTCCGCTTTGACTCATGCACCATCACCCAGCTGCCCCCAGCCACCAGGGAGCCGGTGGGTATCTTTATGCAGGACTTGGTGCTCTTCAGTCAGAAGCTGCTGGGCCAGGTTCCCCGTGACCAGCTCCATGCAGAGCGCCGCAGGGTCCTCCACTGTCTAGAGCTGGCCGACCGCATCCAGCAGCTGAGCCTGCAGGGGTCAGCCCAGGACACCTAG